The sequence GCCCTGCTTGGCCGCCTGCGTGGCCGCCTTGAAGGCCATGTACACCGCATTCGATTTGGGCGCCGTGGCGAGATAGACGGCGGCCTGCGCGAAGGCGAGTTCGCCTTCCGGGCTGCCCAGATAATCATAGGCGTCCTTGGCCGCATTGGCGACGACGAGCGCCTGGGGATCGGCAAGGCCGATATCCTCGACCGCCATCCGCACCAGCCGTCGTCCGAGATAGAGCGGATCCTCGCCGGCATCGAACATGCGGGCAAGGTAATAGAGCGCGGCGTCGGGATCGGAGCCGCGCACCGACTTATGCAGGGCGGAGATCAGATTGTAGTGGCCGTCCTGGCCCTTGTCGTAGATCGGCGCCCGGCGCTGGACGATCTCCTGCAAGCCCTTGGCGTCGAAGATCTCGCCGGGTTTTGCGGCGCGCCAGACTTCCTCCGACAGGGTCAACGAGGCACGGCCATCGCCATCCGCCATCCGGATCAGCACTTCGCGCGCTTCCTCGTCGAGCGGCAGCGGCTTGCCTTCGACCGCTTCAGCGCGGGCCAGCAGTTTGGCGATCGATTCCGGCCCGTGCGAATGGAAAACCAGCACGCGGGCCCGCGACAGAAGCGCGGCGTTGAGCTCGAAGGACGGGTTCTCGGTCGTCGCGCCGACCAGCGTGACAGTCCCGTCCTCCATCACCGGCAGGAAGCTGTCCTGCTGGGCGCGGTTGAAGCGGTGGATCTCGTCGACGAAGAGCAGCGTGCCCTTGCCGATCTGCCGCCGCGCACGGGCCTGTTCGAACACCTTCTTCAGGTCCGCCACGCCGGAGAAGACGGCCGAGACCTGCTCGAAATGCAGCTCCGTCTCGTTGGCGAGCAGTCGCGCCACCGTGGTCTTTCCGGTGCCGGGCGGGCCCCAGAAAATCATCGAGCCGAGCGAACCCGAATTCAGCATGCGCGACAGTGCGCCATCGACGCCGACGAGATGATCCTGGCCGACCACGTCGGCCAGCCGTTCGGGGCGAAGCCGATCGGCCAGCGGCCGCGGCGCGGCCCTCTCCATCCCGGCTGCCTCGAACAGATTGCTCATCTCAAATGTCCAAACCCGATCACCGACCGACCTGCGTGCGGATCAGACGACCGCCGCGCTCGATGACCAGCCTATAGCGCGAAGCCCTCTGCGCCGCGACATCGGCGAGATCCTTGGTCGATGCGATCTTTACGCCGTTCGATTCGACGATGATGTCGCCTGCGCGGAAGCCGACGCCTTCGGCAGGCGATCCGCTCTCGACCGATTGTATCAGAACGCCATTGTCGCGCTTGCCGGCATAACCGAGTTCCTCGATCACGGCCGGCGAGAGATTGACGACCGTCGCGCCGGAGAAGGGCGATACGCCATCGATCGTGCGGCGGTCGCGCGGCGTCGTTTCCGGCGCGGCGATGAGCGCCAGTTCCGCGGCAACGGTCTTGCCGCCCCGGATATAGGCGAGCTTCACCGTGGCATCGACGCCCTTGGTGGCGAGGCGGTAGTTGAGCCCGTTCGGATCATCCACTTCCACGCCATCGACGCTGATGACGAGATCGCCCGATCGCAGCCCCGCCTTCGCGGCCGGACCATTCGCCGCGACGTCGGTGACAAGCGCGCCGCGCGGACGGCCAATGCCGAGCCCGTCGGCAATCTCCGGCGTCACCTGCTGCAGGTTGGCGCCGAGCCAGGGCAGCATGAGCTTGCCGTCCTTCAGCGCGGACTGAACAACCACGCGTACCATATTGGAAGGAATCGCGAATCCGATGCCGATCGAACCGCCGCTGCGCGAATAGATCGCCGTGTTGATGCCGACCAGCTTGCCATCCATATCGACGAGCGCGCCGCCGGAATTGCCCGGGTTGATGGCCGCATCGGTCTGCACGAAGAACTGATAGTCGGACGCGCCGATCTGCGTGCGCGCCAGCGCCGAGACGATGCCGCTGGTCACCGTCTGACCGACGCCGAAGGGGTCGCCGATGGCCAGCACGAGATCGCCGACCTCCAGCGCGTCCGAATCGGCATAGGAAACGATCGGATATTGCCCGTCGCCGCCCTTGAGCCGCAGAACCGCCAGATCCATCCGCTCGTCCTTCAGCACGACCTCGGCCTCCAGCTCCCGCTTGTCGGAGAGCGCGACCTTGACCTCGTCGGCATTGGCGATGACGTGATAATTGGTCACGACGATGCCCGAGGGATCGACGATGACACCGGAGCCCAGCGACTGCTGGACGCGCTTGCGCGGCGCATTGTTCATCTCGCCGCCAAAAAACCGGCGAAAGAACGGATCATCCATGAAGGGCGAGGCGCGCTGCTGGACGACGCGCGAGGCATAGACGTTGACGACCGCCGGCGAGACCCGCTTGACGATCGGCGAGAAGGAATAGCGGAGCGCCGCCTCCGACTGGGGTACCGTGCGTTCTGCCGCCGTCGCCGTGCCGCAAAGCAACGCTCCGGCCAAACCAACTGCAACCGCAATTCCAAACCGCATGGAGAGAGCCTTTCTGACAGGATTCCTTCGTGAACAATGCTACACGAAATGCGGCACCGCAGTGGCCTTGGCCGGGCGCCTCGCCTCCCTGGTCCGCGATCGAATCCACAGGCCGTTGTCGATACGGCCTGTTCAACCGCCACAGGCTCGCCCAGACTTCATGCCACTCACGGTCGGATATAGAGTCCTGCCGGCCGGGCGACTCTTGGCGTCGGGCCCGAGATCTGGATAATCCAGCCGGGACGAAGGGATCAGAATGCTCTGGATCGCACTGTTCATCGTAGGTCTGCTGGGTCTCCTGGCCGGGCTGGTTCCCCTGCTTCTCAATGGGTTGAGCCGCACGAATTTCGCCGGAATCGCTGTCGGCACGGTGCTGCTGGTGGCGGGCGCCGCCGGCGTGATCATGAAGCCGTCCCTACCGGTCACCATGCCGCACATCGCGATCCTCGAGCCCGCCGCTCCCGAGATTGCGCCGGAAACGCAGATCGTGCCGCCCTCCGAATCAGCCCCGGCCGCCGCATCCGAGCCCGCCACGCCGCCCCCCAATGTGCGGGTGGTCGAGCCGGTCGAGGTCCCGGGTCCATCCAACAAGGATGAATCGCAGCTCGAACCGACGCCCCTGCCCGATCCGGTTCCCGTGACGACGACGGTCATTCCAGGCGCCGAGCCGGACCCAATCACCGGCCAGCCTCCGGCCCAGAGTGCGGCAGCC is a genomic window of Kaistia defluvii containing:
- a CDS encoding replication-associated recombination protein A; translation: MSNLFEAAGMERAAPRPLADRLRPERLADVVGQDHLVGVDGALSRMLNSGSLGSMIFWGPPGTGKTTVARLLANETELHFEQVSAVFSGVADLKKVFEQARARRQIGKGTLLFVDEIHRFNRAQQDSFLPVMEDGTVTLVGATTENPSFELNAALLSRARVLVFHSHGPESIAKLLARAEAVEGKPLPLDEEAREVLIRMADGDGRASLTLSEEVWRAAKPGEIFDAKGLQEIVQRRAPIYDKGQDGHYNLISALHKSVRGSDPDAALYYLARMFDAGEDPLYLGRRLVRMAVEDIGLADPQALVVANAAKDAYDYLGSPEGELAFAQAAVYLATAPKSNAVYMAFKAATQAAKQGGSLLPPKHILNAPTKLMKDEGYNAGYRYDHDEPDAFSGQDYFPTALGRQNFYEPVERGFERDIRKRMDYWAKLRKERGGG
- a CDS encoding DegQ family serine endoprotease is translated as MRFGIAVAVGLAGALLCGTATAAERTVPQSEAALRYSFSPIVKRVSPAVVNVYASRVVQQRASPFMDDPFFRRFFGGEMNNAPRKRVQQSLGSGVIVDPSGIVVTNYHVIANADEVKVALSDKRELEAEVVLKDERMDLAVLRLKGGDGQYPIVSYADSDALEVGDLVLAIGDPFGVGQTVTSGIVSALARTQIGASDYQFFVQTDAAINPGNSGGALVDMDGKLVGINTAIYSRSGGSIGIGFAIPSNMVRVVVQSALKDGKLMLPWLGANLQQVTPEIADGLGIGRPRGALVTDVAANGPAAKAGLRSGDLVISVDGVEVDDPNGLNYRLATKGVDATVKLAYIRGGKTVAAELALIAAPETTPRDRRTIDGVSPFSGATVVNLSPAVIEELGYAGKRDNGVLIQSVESGSPAEGVGFRAGDIIVESNGVKIASTKDLADVAAQRASRYRLVIERGGRLIRTQVGR